In Epilithonimonas zeae, a single window of DNA contains:
- a CDS encoding TIGR03915 family putative DNA repair protein: MTTLLYDGSFDGLFTAIFEVFEYRYKDVEIKNRETFQQENMFAEIHEVITQQEKSERVLNKLEQNIGKSGISQLIKVYLSEDSELEQLIFSAVKQSIKHPNDNILQNFANDEILKISKICKSVSRERHRMTAFVRFEKMQDDIYFAKIDPDFNVLPLIRKHFKDRYADQKWMIYDLRRHYGLFYDLENCEFFYPDEKLNLNQYKEKFHDEEKKYQTLWQSYFTKTNIKERKNTKLHIQHVPKRYWKYLTEKYNS, encoded by the coding sequence ATGACAACTCTTCTCTACGACGGCAGTTTCGATGGCCTTTTCACAGCGATATTCGAAGTTTTTGAATACCGTTACAAAGATGTGGAAATCAAAAACAGAGAAACTTTCCAGCAGGAAAATATGTTTGCGGAGATTCACGAAGTCATTACTCAGCAAGAAAAATCCGAAAGAGTTCTCAATAAATTAGAACAAAACATTGGCAAGTCAGGAATCAGTCAATTAATCAAAGTCTATCTTTCCGAAGATTCAGAATTAGAACAACTCATTTTTTCTGCGGTAAAACAATCCATCAAACATCCAAATGATAATATCCTTCAAAATTTCGCCAACGATGAAATTCTGAAAATCTCAAAAATCTGCAAATCCGTCAGTCGGGAAAGACACAGAATGACTGCATTTGTAAGATTCGAGAAAATGCAGGACGATATTTATTTTGCGAAGATTGACCCCGATTTCAATGTGTTGCCTTTAATCCGAAAACATTTCAAAGACCGATACGCAGACCAGAAATGGATGATTTATGATTTGAGAAGACATTACGGATTGTTCTACGATTTGGAAAACTGCGAATTCTTTTATCCCGATGAAAAATTGAATCTCAATCAATACAAAGAAAAATTCCACGACGAAGAGAAGAAATACCAAACGCTCTGGCAAAGCTATTTTACGAAAACTAACATCAAAGAACGCAAAAATACAAAGCTCCACATTCAGCACGTTCCGAAACGTTATTGGAAATATTTGACCGAGAAATACAATTCTTAA
- a CDS encoding YceI family protein yields the protein MATKWLLDPTHSEITFKVKHLMISNVKGEFTTFNAEIDAEDDTFANAKVSAFIDTDSIFTNNTDRDNHLKSADFFNAEANPKITFEASTLNGDVTGNLTLNGITKEITLDVDFGGINSDPWGNTKAGFSFEGKIKRSDFGLTWNAALETGGVMVSEEVKIAGELQFVKQ from the coding sequence ATGGCAACTAAATGGTTATTAGACCCAACTCATAGCGAAATCACTTTCAAAGTAAAACACTTGATGATTTCTAACGTAAAAGGAGAATTCACAACTTTCAACGCAGAGATTGATGCGGAAGATGATACATTCGCAAACGCAAAAGTTTCCGCTTTCATCGATACAGATTCTATCTTCACAAACAATACAGACAGAGACAATCACTTGAAATCAGCAGATTTCTTCAACGCAGAAGCTAACCCAAAAATCACTTTCGAAGCTTCAACTTTGAATGGTGATGTTACAGGAAACCTAACATTGAACGGGATTACAAAAGAAATCACTTTGGACGTTGACTTCGGAGGAATCAATTCTGACCCTTGGGGAAATACAAAAGCAGGTTTCTCTTTCGAAGGAAAAATCAAAAGAAGCGACTTCGGTTTGACTTGGAACGCAGCATTGGAAACAGGCGGTGTAATGGTAAGCGAAGAAGTTAAAATTGCAGGAGAATTGCAATTCGTAAAACAATAA
- the ygiD gene encoding 4,5-DOPA-extradiol-dioxygenase, with translation MNLNDLSKISDNFKTTQKMPVLFLGHGSPMNAIEENIFVQGFRNISKEIPKPNAIICISAHWFTNGTFVTAMDMPRTIHDFGGFPQALFDVQYPAKGNPELAKETAGLLTPVLVEEDHNWGLDHGAWSVLRHLYPDADIPVIQLSIDYTKPPQYHFDLAKKLSRLREKGILIIGSGNIVHNLRLIDWKNIDTVGAGWDWAIEAREKTNSWLLDGDFQKLIDYQKQGLFLQQAVPTPDHFLPMIYNLGLKEKSEELSLFNDSLIGGSLSMTSIRIG, from the coding sequence ATGAACCTCAACGACCTTTCAAAAATATCTGACAATTTCAAAACCACACAAAAAATGCCCGTTCTATTCCTAGGACACGGCTCTCCGATGAACGCCATCGAAGAAAATATTTTTGTTCAGGGATTCAGGAATATCAGCAAAGAAATCCCAAAACCAAATGCCATCATTTGTATTTCTGCGCATTGGTTTACCAATGGAACTTTTGTCACGGCGATGGATATGCCCAGAACCATTCACGATTTTGGAGGTTTCCCGCAAGCCTTGTTTGATGTTCAGTACCCCGCAAAAGGAAATCCGGAACTTGCTAAAGAAACTGCTGGTTTACTAACTCCGGTTTTGGTGGAAGAAGACCACAATTGGGGATTGGACCACGGCGCTTGGTCGGTATTGCGACATCTTTATCCGGATGCAGATATTCCGGTTATCCAGTTGAGTATCGATTATACAAAACCACCACAATATCACTTTGATTTGGCAAAAAAATTATCCAGACTTCGTGAGAAAGGAATCTTGATTATCGGAAGCGGAAACATTGTCCATAATCTCCGATTGATTGACTGGAAAAATATTGATACTGTTGGAGCAGGCTGGGATTGGGCGATAGAAGCTAGAGAGAAAACCAACAGCTGGCTTCTGGATGGCGATTTCCAAAAACTCATCGATTATCAAAAACAAGGTTTGTTTCTCCAACAAGCCGTTCCGACACCAGACCATTTTCTGCCGATGATTTATAATCTTGGTTTGAAGGAAAAATCAGAAGAATTATCATTATTCAATGACTCGTTAATTGGCGGTTCTTTGAGTATGACATCGATAAGAATTGGATAA
- a CDS encoding peptidase associated/transthyretin-like domain-containing protein — protein sequence MKRILLFCVYFSFVCCYFAQIISGKIQTETGNAISDVNVYLDGTKISTTSTNDGSFQLDVQGQKSGNLIFQKDSYETSIFPLNQAIGKSVKVIINPVKEIKEVVIIPYTEQAYKNFINYFLDKFLGFDREGVTIKNQRTLKFSYDKKNQFLKVKAPQTLIIENKNLGYTLQYNLINFEADFKKKTTSYLGTSFFKENNSKKNTILNRMNAYKGSLMDFLRSLYNNELEQEGFIVNHAKRIKNPSYPTDAELQKLQDHFEIVKAQKISNVPWTDELEAISRKKSKNSEFVMAILKTKMKESDFTKRKDGRLFIDFEDLLMVNYQKYFYEIKKGEFVKANTFSTQSSIIHPEALEFEVFPEGNTSEPDLLILEENFSNQNVSKMLPLDYTFGN from the coding sequence ATGAAAAGAATATTACTTTTTTGCGTATACTTTAGTTTTGTCTGCTGTTATTTTGCTCAGATTATCTCAGGAAAAATCCAAACTGAAACTGGAAACGCTATTTCTGATGTGAATGTTTATCTTGACGGAACTAAAATCTCAACCACATCTACTAATGACGGAAGTTTCCAATTAGATGTTCAAGGACAGAAAAGCGGAAATCTGATTTTCCAGAAAGACAGCTACGAAACCAGTATTTTTCCACTTAATCAAGCGATTGGAAAATCAGTAAAAGTAATTATCAATCCAGTTAAAGAGATTAAAGAGGTTGTTATAATTCCTTATACAGAACAGGCTTACAAAAATTTTATTAATTATTTTCTGGATAAATTTCTTGGATTTGATAGGGAAGGAGTTACGATTAAAAATCAACGAACGCTCAAATTTTCTTATGACAAGAAAAATCAATTTCTGAAAGTGAAAGCACCACAGACTTTGATTATTGAAAATAAAAACCTGGGTTATACACTTCAATATAATCTTATCAATTTTGAAGCGGACTTTAAAAAGAAAACGACAAGCTATCTTGGAACTTCATTCTTTAAAGAGAATAATAGTAAGAAAAATACCATTCTGAATCGGATGAATGCATATAAAGGAAGTCTGATGGATTTTCTACGAAGCCTTTATAATAACGAATTAGAGCAAGAAGGTTTCATCGTCAATCACGCCAAAAGAATAAAAAATCCATCATATCCAACAGACGCCGAACTGCAAAAACTTCAAGACCATTTCGAAATTGTGAAAGCTCAGAAAATCTCCAATGTTCCTTGGACGGATGAGTTAGAAGCCATTTCCCGGAAGAAAAGTAAAAATTCCGAGTTTGTAATGGCGATTCTAAAAACGAAAATGAAAGAATCCGATTTCACTAAACGAAAAGATGGTAGGTTATTTATTGATTTCGAAGATTTGCTGATGGTGAATTATCAAAAATATTTTTACGAAATCAAGAAAGGCGAATTTGTAAAAGCCAACACATTCTCCACACAATCTTCAATCATTCATCCGGAAGCTTTGGAATTTGAAGTGTTTCCTGAGGGTAATACTTCGGAACCGGATTTGTTGATTTTGGAAGAGAATTTTTCTAATCAAAATGTTTCGAAGATGCTGCCGCTAGATTATACTTTTGGAAATTGA
- a CDS encoding GNAT family N-acetyltransferase, translated as MKTLRTTSENPDFQKLVKQLDAYLAVMDGDEHAFYHQYNKIDLLKNCVVIFDNDEAVACGAIKEMDSKSMEVKRMFTLPEKRGKGLASLILKELETWAKELGYEKTVLETGKRQVEAVALYNKCVYKVIPNYGQYIGVENSICFEKELE; from the coding sequence ATGAAAACCCTCAGAACAACTTCCGAAAATCCAGACTTTCAAAAATTAGTAAAACAATTGGATGCTTATCTTGCAGTAATGGATGGTGATGAACACGCTTTTTATCATCAATATAACAAAATCGATTTGCTGAAAAATTGCGTTGTGATTTTTGATAATGATGAAGCAGTTGCTTGTGGTGCAATAAAAGAGATGGATTCAAAATCTATGGAAGTCAAAAGAATGTTTACGCTTCCCGAAAAACGTGGAAAAGGTTTGGCTTCTTTGATTTTAAAGGAATTAGAAACTTGGGCAAAAGAATTGGGTTACGAAAAAACAGTTCTGGAAACAGGAAAAAGACAAGTCGAAGCAGTTGCGCTTTACAATAAATGCGTATACAAAGTCATTCCAAATTACGGTCAATATATTGGCGTTGAGAATAGTATTTGTTTTGAGAAAGAGTTGGAATGA
- a CDS encoding immunoglobulin domain-containing family protein has translation MTEELTVGGWTAFHSLTSEEQQIFSEALRGFVGVKYTPTEVSTQLVNGTNYRYKCTASIPPSDVIWNAIVEIYKPINGQPHVTGITRI, from the coding sequence ATGACAGAAGAACTAACAGTTGGCGGATGGACGGCGTTTCATAGTCTTACATCGGAAGAGCAACAAATATTCAGTGAAGCTCTAAGAGGATTTGTTGGAGTAAAATATACTCCTACAGAAGTATCAACACAATTAGTTAATGGAACCAATTACCGTTACAAATGCACAGCAAGTATACCACCATCCGATGTAATTTGGAACGCAATTGTGGAAATTTACAAGCCTATTAACGGACAACCTCACGTTACGGGTATTACAAGAATATAG
- the hutH gene encoding histidine ammonia-lyase, protein MIYGIDQFKYQDVLEILKNPSKAKLNKKSKEQIIKSQQNVQKIVASDRTVYGINTGFGPLCDTKISESETAQLQHNLIISHAVGVGKPIDKNISKIMMISKIHALSKGFSGVSLDVIERLILMLELDIIPVVPEQGSVGASGDLAPLAHLVLPLLGLGQVWENDKTVETAKVLKKHKLQPLKLGPKEGLGLINGTQFILAHAITGLTKFEYLLDLADLTAAMSLEAYRGSSSPFKKELHEIRPFDGSQKVAERMRNFLKDSDNLKSHEFCDRVQDPYSMRCVPQVHGASRNAFEHLKQMAETELNSVTDNPIVLSAEESISGGNFHGQLMALPLDYCSLAAAELGNISDRRSYLLLEGKYGLPKLLVESSGLNSGFMIPQYTSAALVTENKTLCFPASADSIPTSLGQEDHVSMGSISGRKFNQILGNLENILAIELMFAAQGLEFRRPAKCSKIVEKNYELIRSVVPKLENDRLIGEDILKIAELIREKKFQVHI, encoded by the coding sequence ATGATTTACGGAATCGACCAATTTAAATATCAGGATGTTTTAGAGATTTTAAAAAATCCTTCCAAAGCAAAACTCAATAAAAAATCAAAAGAACAAATCATAAAATCCCAACAGAATGTTCAGAAAATTGTAGCATCTGACCGAACTGTTTATGGTATCAACACAGGATTTGGACCACTTTGCGACACTAAGATTTCAGAATCGGAGACAGCACAACTTCAGCATAATTTGATTATTTCTCACGCTGTAGGTGTAGGAAAACCGATTGATAAGAACATTTCCAAAATAATGATGATTTCCAAAATCCACGCTTTGTCGAAAGGATTTTCGGGTGTTTCGTTAGATGTTATTGAGCGATTGATTCTGATGTTGGAACTGGATATTATTCCGGTTGTTCCAGAGCAAGGTTCTGTTGGTGCTTCAGGAGATTTGGCGCCATTGGCACATTTGGTTTTGCCGCTTTTGGGATTAGGTCAGGTTTGGGAAAATGATAAAACTGTTGAAACTGCTAAAGTTTTGAAGAAACATAAACTTCAACCTTTAAAACTCGGTCCGAAAGAAGGTTTGGGATTGATTAATGGCACTCAGTTTATTTTAGCGCACGCCATTACAGGTCTTACAAAATTCGAATATCTTTTAGATTTGGCCGATTTGACTGCAGCTATGAGTCTGGAAGCTTACCGAGGTTCATCAAGCCCGTTCAAGAAAGAATTGCACGAGATTCGCCCATTTGACGGAAGTCAAAAAGTAGCGGAAAGAATGCGAAATTTCCTTAAAGATTCTGATAATCTCAAGTCTCACGAATTCTGTGATAGAGTTCAAGACCCGTATTCTATGCGATGCGTTCCGCAGGTTCACGGCGCGAGTAGAAATGCCTTTGAACACCTGAAACAAATGGCAGAAACAGAACTGAATTCCGTGACCGACAACCCCATTGTTTTAAGTGCAGAAGAATCGATTTCCGGAGGTAATTTCCACGGACAATTGATGGCTTTGCCTTTGGATTATTGTTCTTTGGCAGCTGCAGAATTAGGAAATATTTCCGATAGAAGAAGTTATCTTTTATTAGAAGGAAAATATGGTTTACCGAAATTATTAGTAGAAAGTTCTGGACTCAATTCCGGCTTTATGATTCCTCAATATACGAGTGCAGCTTTAGTAACAGAGAACAAAACACTTTGCTTTCCAGCTTCGGCAGATTCTATACCGACAAGTTTAGGTCAGGAAGACCACGTTTCTATGGGAAGTATTTCCGGTCGAAAATTCAATCAGATTTTAGGTAATTTGGAAAATATTCTAGCGATTGAGTTAATGTTCGCAGCCCAAGGCTTAGAATTCCGAAGACCGGCGAAATGTTCTAAAATTGTTGAGAAGAACTATGAATTAATTCGTTCTGTTGTTCCAAAACTGGAAAATGACAGATTGATTGGTGAAGATATTTTGAAGATTGCGGAGTTGATTAGAGAGAAGAAATTTCAAGTCCATATATAA
- a CDS encoding serine hydrolase domain-containing protein, with translation MKNYYLLILLFSQQIFAQTIHNKSKLDSVYDAFGTYDKAMFRIKVQKEGRDIYEKNVGFADLENETVPDDNTKYRIGSVTKTFTAVLIFKAIEEGKLKQTDKLSKFFPRVKNADIIQISNLLEHTSGIRSYDKSKFYDELKYKSYSKELLLEMIYRLPSDFPPDYKFSYSNTGFALLGLILENVYGKNYSEILKEKIINPLNLQNTSTGNLADEKNNEAKSYVYYNNWRKKENLELNNFLGAGNIASTPSDINTFLKALFDGKLVSEKSLVQMKNLQKGLFRYPYESKNMYGHTGSVLGYLTFALYIPEDKIAICITENGVRYDIGDILEYVLNDLYNDKYEVPDFKRIKLSNQELQQFVGKYKYSGSSTDLNVYINNDKLYIQQDDSPEVLIEAKEKNKFVYDTNKVELLFSPEKKKMTMITKRNTYVYKKVD, from the coding sequence ATGAAAAACTATTACCTATTAATTCTCTTATTTAGTCAGCAGATTTTTGCTCAGACAATTCATAACAAAAGTAAACTTGATAGTGTCTATGACGCATTTGGAACTTATGACAAAGCGATGTTCCGAATCAAAGTTCAAAAAGAAGGAAGGGATATCTATGAAAAAAATGTTGGTTTTGCTGATTTGGAAAATGAAACTGTTCCGGATGATAATACTAAATATCGAATTGGTTCTGTAACCAAAACTTTCACTGCAGTTTTGATATTCAAAGCGATTGAGGAAGGGAAACTAAAACAAACTGACAAGCTTTCCAAGTTTTTCCCGAGAGTCAAAAATGCAGATATTATACAGATTTCTAATTTATTAGAACATACAAGTGGAATTAGAAGTTATGATAAATCGAAATTCTATGATGAATTGAAATACAAAAGCTATTCAAAAGAATTGCTATTAGAAATGATTTATAGACTACCTTCGGATTTTCCACCAGATTATAAGTTTTCTTATTCTAACACAGGTTTTGCTCTTCTAGGATTAATTTTGGAAAATGTTTATGGAAAAAATTATTCGGAAATTTTAAAAGAGAAAATTATAAATCCGCTGAACTTACAAAATACTTCTACAGGAAATTTGGCAGACGAAAAAAATAACGAAGCCAAATCTTATGTTTATTATAATAACTGGAGAAAGAAAGAAAATTTAGAACTTAACAATTTTCTAGGAGCAGGAAATATTGCTTCCACGCCTTCGGATATTAATACATTTTTGAAAGCTTTATTTGATGGAAAATTAGTTTCTGAAAAATCTCTTGTCCAAATGAAAAATTTGCAGAAAGGATTGTTTCGCTATCCTTACGAAAGCAAAAATATGTATGGACACACAGGTTCTGTTTTAGGTTATCTGACATTTGCGCTTTATATTCCGGAAGATAAAATTGCCATTTGTATTACAGAAAACGGAGTGAGATACGACATTGGCGATATCTTGGAGTATGTTCTTAATGATTTGTATAATGACAAATATGAAGTGCCTGATTTTAAAAGAATCAAGCTTAGTAACCAGGAATTACAGCAATTTGTAGGGAAATATAAATACTCGGGCTCTTCTACAGATTTGAATGTTTATATTAATAATGATAAACTTTATATACAGCAAGATGATTCTCCTGAAGTTTTGATTGAGGCTAAGGAAAAAAACAAATTTGTTTACGATACAAACAAAGTAGAATTGTTATTTTCTCCCGAGAAAAAGAAAATGACTATGATTACCAAAAGAAATACTTACGTTTATAAGAAAGTAGATTAA
- a CDS encoding lysozyme inhibitor LprI family protein, which translates to MKKSIVIFFLFATIFPLAQNKIDHTLEKCLNQDNSTAGQRNCIISAQQSWDKELNKSYTSLNHKLNNTAKKELLEAQRNWISFRDSEFKLINKYYLDVKKGTIFQVISENKKLQIIKERALQLKEYDEQFDY; encoded by the coding sequence ATGAAAAAGTCAATCGTCATTTTTTTTCTATTTGCAACTATTTTTCCTTTGGCTCAAAACAAAATAGACCATACCTTGGAAAAATGCCTTAACCAGGATAACTCGACGGCCGGTCAAAGAAACTGTATCATTTCTGCTCAACAATCTTGGGACAAGGAACTGAATAAGTCTTATACTTCACTAAATCATAAATTAAACAATACAGCAAAAAAGGAATTGTTGGAAGCACAGAGAAATTGGATTTCTTTCCGAGATTCCGAATTCAAATTAATCAATAAGTATTATCTTGACGTCAAAAAAGGAACAATTTTTCAAGTGATTTCTGAAAACAAAAAGTTACAAATCATCAAAGAAAGAGCGTTGCAACTGAAGGAATATGATGAACAATTTGATTATTAA
- a CDS encoding YfiT family bacillithiol transferase — MNLEELKYPVGKFIKSESISKEVIDSAIFEIENFPNVVKAEIQNLDEQDLKLRYRPDGWTITQVVHHCADSHINSYMRFKLALTENVPTIKPYEESLWAELPDNQLSPLVSLQLLEALHTRWVYLLKTLLEEDLNKEFIHPEQSERISLRENILIYGWHCQHHLAHIRQAKELKFE; from the coding sequence ATGAATTTAGAAGAATTAAAATATCCAGTCGGAAAATTCATCAAGTCAGAATCTATCTCCAAAGAAGTCATCGATTCTGCTATTTTTGAAATCGAAAACTTTCCCAATGTTGTCAAAGCTGAGATTCAAAATCTCGATGAACAAGATTTAAAATTGAGATACAGACCGGACGGTTGGACAATTACTCAAGTGGTTCATCATTGCGCTGACAGTCATATTAATAGCTATATGAGGTTCAAATTAGCATTGACGGAAAATGTTCCAACCATCAAACCTTACGAGGAAAGTCTTTGGGCAGAATTACCGGACAATCAGCTTTCGCCTTTGGTTTCTTTACAGCTTTTGGAAGCTTTGCATACAAGATGGGTATATCTTTTGAAAACTTTGCTTGAAGAAGATTTGAATAAAGAATTCATTCATCCTGAACAATCGGAAAGAATTTCGCTCAGAGAAAATATCTTGATTTACGGCTGGCATTGTCAGCATCATTTGGCGCATATTCGTCAGGCAAAAGAATTAAAATTTGAGTGA
- a CDS encoding SGNH/GDSL hydrolase family protein, translated as MKFLTFASIILSTMLSAQDFANFGRYQKQNQEVLSQNIAPNSVLMGDSITEGWFFTDPGFFTKNNFVGRGISGQVTSQMLLRFREDVIKLKPKRVIILAGTNDIAENQGPISLDKVFGNIVSMAELAKANNIKVVLCSALPAYDFPWRKDMQPADKVIALNKMIKDYAQKNHITYVDYHSVLKDEKNGLPKEIAEDGIHPNKLGYEKMEAILMKNLK; from the coding sequence ATGAAATTCTTAACCTTCGCATCTATTATACTTTCCACAATGCTATCAGCTCAAGACTTTGCCAATTTCGGCAGATATCAAAAACAAAACCAAGAAGTTCTTTCTCAAAATATTGCTCCAAATTCTGTTTTGATGGGAGATTCTATCACAGAAGGTTGGTTCTTCACAGACCCAGGATTTTTTACCAAAAATAATTTTGTAGGACGAGGAATCAGCGGACAAGTGACTTCGCAGATGCTTTTGAGATTCCGGGAAGATGTGATCAAACTGAAACCTAAACGTGTTATTATCCTTGCCGGAACTAATGATATTGCAGAAAATCAAGGTCCGATTTCTTTGGATAAAGTGTTCGGAAATATTGTTTCTATGGCAGAACTGGCAAAAGCTAATAACATCAAAGTAGTTTTATGCTCTGCATTGCCAGCTTACGATTTCCCTTGGAGAAAAGATATGCAACCAGCCGATAAAGTCATTGCATTGAATAAAATGATAAAAGATTACGCTCAGAAAAATCATATCACTTACGTGGATTACCATTCAGTTTTAAAGGACGAAAAAAATGGTTTGCCTAAAGAAATTGCTGAGGACGGAATCCATCCGAACAAATTAGGTTATGAAAAAATGGAAGCAATCCTGATGAAGAATTTGAAATAA
- a CDS encoding VF530 family protein translates to MENTSKDPLHGKRLDAILEELLEYYKGYSELGKQINIKCFTGENPSVSSSLKFLRKTDWARTKVESLYLYVLRQKKKKSKE, encoded by the coding sequence ATGGAAAACACTTCGAAAGACCCTTTACATGGCAAAAGACTGGACGCTATTCTGGAAGAATTGCTAGAATACTACAAAGGCTACAGCGAATTGGGAAAACAAATCAACATCAAATGTTTTACTGGCGAAAATCCAAGTGTCAGTTCCTCTCTGAAATTCCTCCGAAAAACCGATTGGGCAAGGACAAAAGTGGAGAGTTTGTATCTGTATGTTTTGAGACAGAAAAAGAAAAAATCCAAAGAATAA
- a CDS encoding YchJ family protein, with translation MNCPCCSGKSYEDCCQPYHTKEKFPPTAEALMRSRFSAFAIPNGEYLWETTSPNKRQFHNKKSLQEWGEINEWTKLEIVDKPSTNKVEFKAFYIDEDGNEQLHHELSQFKMIQNRWFYVTGEFLD, from the coding sequence ATGAATTGTCCCTGCTGTTCTGGAAAATCCTACGAAGATTGCTGTCAACCTTATCACACAAAAGAGAAATTCCCGCCAACTGCGGAAGCTTTGATGCGTTCTCGATTCTCGGCTTTCGCTATCCCAAACGGTGAATATCTCTGGGAAACGACCTCGCCAAACAAAAGACAATTTCATAACAAAAAGAGCTTACAGGAATGGGGCGAAATCAATGAATGGACAAAGTTGGAAATTGTCGACAAACCTTCAACTAATAAAGTAGAGTTCAAAGCATTTTATATCGATGAAGACGGAAACGAACAGCTTCATCACGAATTGTCACAATTCAAGATGATTCAGAATCGTTGGTTTTATGTGACCGGAGAATTTTTGGATTGA
- the ccoG gene encoding cytochrome c oxidase accessory protein CcoG, whose translation MDTKENSIKVSDKIKETFRDSVGTMDEAGTRKWVFPRKPKGKYTNYRECVGYSLIFLFVIMPFLKISGNPVLLINIIDRKFFILGQPFYLQDFFILALGAVASVIFVMLFTVVFGRIFCGWICPQTLFMEMIFRKIEYWIEGDRNKQMKLNKQAWDEEKIRKRALKWSVFLLISLLISHIMFMYIVGYEETFRIILSGPAKYPTNFIVMLVFTGIFYFVFAWFREQVCTLVCPYGRLQGVLIDKHTVNVYYDFKRGEGRAKWRNGENRSAVGKGDCIDCQQCVVVCPTGIDIRNGQQLECINCTVCIDACDEVMEKVGMPKGLIRYATEAEIENQEKFKFTARMKATTVALFVLIGVLCGLMYDRGSVEAKFIRPAGSAYFVRDGKITNTFTYTILNKSNEKKMMTIKVLYPKHSEITFAGKEGIIVKGDAIIKGNVNISFPENEVKLSKQNIEIGVFDADGEMLDSYKTYFEGPFKFQF comes from the coding sequence ATGGATACAAAAGAAAATAGTATAAAAGTTTCAGATAAAATAAAGGAGACGTTCAGAGATTCTGTTGGGACAATGGACGAAGCAGGAACCAGAAAATGGGTCTTCCCAAGAAAGCCAAAAGGAAAATATACCAATTATAGAGAATGTGTTGGTTATTCCTTAATTTTTTTATTTGTGATAATGCCTTTCCTCAAAATCAGTGGAAATCCTGTTTTGTTGATTAATATTATAGATAGGAAGTTTTTCATTCTTGGACAACCTTTCTATTTGCAGGATTTTTTCATTTTAGCTTTGGGAGCAGTGGCCTCGGTTATTTTTGTAATGCTTTTTACTGTGGTTTTTGGCAGGATATTTTGTGGTTGGATTTGTCCACAGACCTTATTTATGGAAATGATCTTCCGTAAAATCGAATATTGGATAGAAGGCGACCGAAACAAACAGATGAAACTGAACAAACAAGCTTGGGATGAAGAGAAAATCAGAAAGAGAGCTTTGAAATGGTCTGTGTTTTTACTTATATCATTGCTAATAAGCCATATTATGTTTATGTACATTGTTGGATACGAAGAAACGTTTAGAATTATTTTGAGCGGACCAGCTAAATATCCAACCAATTTTATTGTGATGTTAGTTTTTACAGGCATTTTTTATTTTGTTTTTGCTTGGTTTCGGGAACAGGTTTGTACATTGGTTTGTCCTTATGGAAGACTACAGGGTGTTCTGATAGACAAGCATACAGTCAATGTTTATTATGATTTCAAAAGAGGAGAGGGAAGGGCAAAATGGAGAAATGGCGAAAATCGTTCTGCGGTCGGAAAAGGCGATTGTATCGATTGTCAGCAATGTGTGGTCGTTTGTCCAACGGGAATCGATATCAGAAACGGACAACAATTGGAATGTATCAATTGTACAGTTTGTATCGATGCCTGCGATGAAGTAATGGAAAAAGTGGGAATGCCAAAAGGACTCATAAGATATGCGACCGAAGCTGAAATAGAGAATCAGGAAAAATTCAAATTTACGGCTAGGATGAAAGCGACCACTGTTGCACTTTTCGTATTAATTGGTGTTTTGTGTGGATTGATGTACGACAGAGGTTCGGTTGAAGCTAAATTCATACGGCCAGCTGGTTCTGCTTATTTTGTAAGAGACGGAAAAATTACCAATACATTTACTTATACGATTCTAAACAAGTCCAATGAGAAAAAAATGATGACCATAAAGGTTCTTTATCCAAAACATTCGGAGATAACTTTTGCTGGTAAAGAAGGTATTATTGTGAAAGGAGATGCGATAATAAAAGGAAATGTCAATATCAGTTTCCCGGAAAATGAAGTGAAATTATCAAAACAAAATATAGAAATAGGCGTTTTCGATGCTGATGGAGAAATGCTGGATTCTTACAAAACTTACTTTGAAGGTCCATTTAAATTTCAGTTTTAA